A single window of Scylla paramamosain isolate STU-SP2022 chromosome 27, ASM3559412v1, whole genome shotgun sequence DNA harbors:
- the LOC135114429 gene encoding histone H3-like, producing the protein MARTKQTARKSTGGKAPRKQLATKAARKSAPATGGVKKPHRYRPGTVALREIRRYQKSTELLIRKLPFQRLVREIAQDFKIDLRFQSSAVMALQEASEAYLVGLFEDTNLCAIHAKRVTIMPKDRLRTRCNPPPISINWRSASPASGVVPSAVVELATALSHQPTADSGPGVGREELSRPRKLAEIVKAIHYSLLCRTQAECPHF; encoded by the exons atggcacgtaccaagcaaacggctcgcaagtccactggtggcaaggcgccccgcaagcagcttgctacaaaggcagctcgcaagtctgctccagccactggaggagtcaagaaaccccaccgttacaggcctggaaccgttgctctccgtgagatccgccgttatcagaagagcactgagctgcttatcaggaaactgcctttccagcgcctggtgcgtgaaattgctcaggatttcaagattgacctccgcttccagtcctctgctgtcatggctctccaggaagcttccgaggcttacctcgtgggtctgtttgaagataccaacctgtgcgccatccatgccaagcgcgtgactatcatgccaaaggac CGACTAAGGACGAGGTGCAACCCTCCACCCATCTCCATCAACTGGAGGTCTGCAAGCCCTGCCAGTGGCGTAGTCCCCTCGGCTGTGGTGGAGCTGGCAACTGCCCTGTCACACCAGCCTACCGCCGACTCAGGGCCAGGAGTGGGTAGAGAGGAGCTCAGCCGACCCC GTAAGTTGGCAGAAATTGTGAAG GCCATCCACTACTCTCTTTTGTGTAGAACTCAAGCTGAATGTCCTCACTTCTGA
- the LOC135114321 gene encoding histone H4 produces MTGRGKGGKGLGKGGAKRHRKVLRDNIQGITKPAIRRLARRGGVKRISGLIYEETRGVLKVFLENVIRDAVTYTEHAKRKTVTAMDVVYALKRQGRTLYGFGG; encoded by the coding sequence atgactggccgcggcaagggaggcaagggtcttggaaagggaggcgccaagcgtcaccgtaaggttctgcgtgataacatccaaggaatcaccaagcctgctatccgtcgtctagctcgccgaggtggcgtcaagcgcatctctggtctcatctacgaggagactcgtggggtgctcaaggtgttccttgagaacgttatcagggatgctgtcacctataccgagcacgccaagcgtaagaccgttactgccatggacgttgtctacgccctcaagcgtcagggccgtaccctgtacggatttggtggttaa